The following are encoded together in the Variovorax sp. PBS-H4 genome:
- a CDS encoding sulfurtransferase — MYQTLISVDQLMDLQRSGAPQMVFDCSFDLMKPEAGPAQYRAAHIPGAIYVNLDTDLSARHGVPGANGEVVVTQADEGPPASGGRHPLPSREKFAAWLCSIGFANNMQAVVYDRNGANYCGRLWWMLKWLGHEAVAVLDGGLQAWQAAGGQTSEGEEPARFQSNFVPGDPLVALVDTRTVAARLEKADQTLIDARAAARYRGEVEPLDPIAGHIPGALNRPFTENLGPEGKFKPAAQLRAEFEALLQGRDPATVVHHCGSGVSAVPNVLAMQIAGMGPSALYAGSWSEWSNTPGLPTRQGAKA; from the coding sequence ATGTACCAGACCCTGATTTCCGTCGACCAGCTCATGGACCTGCAGCGCAGCGGTGCGCCGCAGATGGTGTTCGACTGCAGCTTCGACCTGATGAAACCCGAGGCCGGCCCCGCGCAGTACCGGGCGGCTCACATCCCCGGAGCGATCTACGTCAACCTCGACACCGACCTGAGCGCCAGGCATGGCGTGCCGGGCGCCAATGGAGAGGTCGTGGTGACGCAGGCCGACGAAGGCCCGCCGGCATCGGGCGGGCGGCATCCGCTGCCCAGCCGCGAGAAGTTTGCAGCCTGGCTTTGCAGCATCGGCTTTGCGAACAACATGCAGGCCGTGGTCTACGACCGCAACGGCGCCAACTACTGCGGCCGGCTCTGGTGGATGCTGAAGTGGCTGGGCCACGAGGCCGTGGCAGTGCTCGACGGCGGCCTGCAGGCCTGGCAGGCGGCGGGCGGCCAGACCAGCGAAGGCGAGGAACCGGCGCGCTTCCAGTCGAACTTCGTCCCCGGCGACCCTCTTGTGGCGCTGGTCGACACGCGCACGGTCGCCGCGCGGCTCGAGAAGGCAGACCAGACGCTGATCGACGCGCGCGCCGCCGCGCGTTACCGCGGCGAGGTGGAACCTCTCGACCCGATCGCCGGTCACATTCCCGGGGCCCTGAACCGGCCGTTCACCGAGAACCTCGGCCCCGAGGGCAAGTTCAAGCCGGCCGCCCAGCTGCGCGCCGAGTTCGAAGCGCTGTTGCAGGGCCGCGACCCCGCCACCGTCGTCCACCACTGCGGCAGCGGCGTGAGCGCCGTGCCGAACGTGCTCGCCATGCAGATTGCCGGGATGGGACCGAGTGCGCTCTATGCCGGCAGCTGGAGCGAATGGAGCAATACGCCGGGACTGCCGACACGGCAAGGTGCCAAGGCATGA
- a CDS encoding DUF2796 domain-containing protein, with product MNLQRLFWTFAFTGLVAAAPLAAMAQARAHVHGQLKLDIAIEGPTVVIEMESPLENFVGFEHAPKTEAEKKIAGDVVAQLRAADQLFKIDPAANCKLGPVTLRSAALGLGKAETGASEGHADLDGTIAFNCTKATETKFIELALFSAFTGLRQIDVQLVSPDGQFKRTLKRPATRLTWGGK from the coding sequence ATGAATCTTCAACGCCTTTTCTGGACTTTCGCGTTCACGGGCCTGGTCGCGGCAGCCCCGTTGGCGGCCATGGCGCAGGCGCGTGCGCATGTTCACGGCCAGCTCAAGCTCGACATCGCGATCGAGGGCCCGACCGTCGTGATCGAGATGGAATCACCGCTCGAGAACTTCGTCGGCTTCGAGCATGCCCCCAAGACCGAGGCCGAGAAGAAGATCGCCGGCGACGTCGTTGCGCAGCTGCGCGCGGCCGATCAGCTGTTCAAGATCGACCCCGCCGCCAACTGCAAGCTCGGTCCGGTGACGCTCCGTTCGGCGGCCCTGGGCCTGGGCAAGGCCGAGACCGGCGCGAGCGAGGGCCATGCGGATCTCGATGGCACGATCGCCTTCAACTGCACCAAGGCGACGGAGACAAAGTTCATCGAGCTTGCGCTGTTCAGCGCCTTCACCGGCCTGCGGCAGATCGACGTGCAGCTCGTCTCGCCCGATGGCCAGTTCAAGCGCACGCTCAAACGGCCTGCCACGCGTCTGACGTGGGGCGGCAAGTAA
- a CDS encoding D-amino acid dehydrogenase has product MHVGVLGAGIVGLSTAWQLSRRGFQVSVVDRAAPGSGASGGNGAQLSYSYVQPLADPSIWKQLPKLLFSPSSPLKLRPQLDPLQWRWGLAFLAACNARTSHQTTARLLALAAESRVAFEAMLSELRPDCDFSSTGKLVLYASAASLDGARRQLELQRTMGSEQRLLTPDESIAIEPALAAYRGQMAGAIHTPSECAADCLKLCIALEHALRARGVRFLLDCEVQGFDRRDGRVAAVRTSAGDVEADAFVMALGTASHRLGRQLGAYLPVYPLKGYSITVDVDGAPGTAPHVSVTDSARKVVFARIGSRLRVAGMAELVGHDASIPATRIETLAAATRAVFPQAGRMEALHPWTGMRPATPTGVPIIGHVAGAPSNVVFNTGHGALGFTLAFGSAERVARQLAA; this is encoded by the coding sequence ATGCATGTGGGTGTGCTGGGCGCCGGCATCGTGGGCCTGAGCACGGCCTGGCAGTTGAGCCGGCGCGGCTTTCAGGTGAGCGTGGTCGACCGTGCGGCGCCCGGGTCCGGCGCCAGCGGTGGCAATGGCGCACAGCTGAGCTATTCGTACGTGCAGCCGCTGGCGGATCCTTCCATCTGGAAGCAACTGCCCAAGTTGCTGTTCTCGCCCTCCTCCCCGCTCAAGCTGCGGCCCCAGCTGGATCCGCTGCAGTGGCGTTGGGGCCTCGCCTTTCTCGCGGCGTGCAACGCGCGCACCTCACACCAGACCACGGCCCGGCTCCTCGCACTGGCGGCAGAGAGCCGCGTGGCCTTCGAAGCGATGCTCAGCGAGCTCAGGCCCGACTGCGATTTCTCCAGCACCGGCAAGCTGGTTCTGTATGCGAGCGCCGCCTCGCTGGACGGCGCCCGCCGGCAGCTCGAGCTCCAGCGCACGATGGGCAGCGAGCAGCGGCTGCTCACGCCGGACGAAAGCATCGCGATCGAGCCGGCGCTTGCGGCGTACCGCGGCCAGATGGCCGGCGCCATCCACACGCCCAGCGAATGTGCCGCCGACTGCCTCAAGCTCTGCATTGCGCTTGAACATGCGTTGCGGGCGCGCGGCGTGCGCTTCCTGCTCGATTGCGAGGTGCAGGGCTTCGACCGGCGTGATGGCCGAGTGGCTGCGGTGCGGACCAGCGCCGGAGACGTGGAGGCCGACGCCTTCGTCATGGCCCTGGGCACCGCTTCGCACCGGCTGGGTCGCCAGCTCGGCGCCTATTTGCCGGTCTATCCGCTCAAGGGCTACAGCATCACGGTCGATGTGGATGGCGCACCTGGCACCGCGCCGCACGTCAGCGTGACCGACAGCGCGCGCAAGGTGGTGTTCGCGCGCATCGGCTCGCGCCTGCGTGTGGCCGGGATGGCCGAGCTGGTGGGGCACGATGCCAGCATCCCGGCCACACGCATCGAGACCCTGGCCGCCGCGACGCGCGCCGTGTTCCCGCAGGCCGGCCGCATGGAGGCGCTCCATCCCTGGACCGGCATGCGCCCGGCCACGCCGACGGGCGTTCCGATCATCGGGCACGTGGCCGGCGCGCCGTCGAACGTGGTGTTCAATACCGGCCACGGCGCGCTGGGTTTCACGCTGGCCTTCGGATCGGCAGAACGCGTGGCGCGGCAATTGGCCGCCTAG
- a CDS encoding ZIP family metal transporter, whose amino-acid sequence MNLFVIIAATLVAGIGSVWVAALLLRVGVRRGGGVDPQHLLSLAAGALLATAFMHLLPEAFESRIEPSLLFGVLLGGLVLFFLLDKAELWHHGHEHHHGDEAHHEHGHAHAHGHAHSHGHQPARKGGGWAVLTGDSVHCFGDGILIASAFIADLRLGLVAALAVLAHEVPHHIGDLVVLRQSSPDAKAALVKVSLAGTMTALGGFAGWWLVDQLHALLPYFLVLASSSFVYVALADLIPQLQRRLSARETAWQVAWLAAGLLLVMGVSRLAHGEHGHAHEHAEPSHEEHGHSH is encoded by the coding sequence ATGAACCTGTTCGTCATCATCGCCGCGACCCTGGTCGCCGGCATCGGAAGTGTCTGGGTCGCCGCGCTGCTGTTGCGCGTGGGCGTGCGCCGGGGCGGCGGCGTCGATCCGCAGCACCTGCTGAGCCTGGCGGCCGGCGCATTGCTCGCGACCGCCTTCATGCATCTGCTGCCCGAGGCCTTCGAGAGCCGTATCGAACCAAGCCTGCTGTTCGGCGTATTGCTCGGTGGGCTGGTGCTGTTCTTCCTGCTCGACAAGGCCGAACTCTGGCACCACGGCCATGAGCACCATCATGGCGACGAGGCACACCACGAACACGGGCACGCGCACGCGCACGGGCACGCGCATTCACACGGCCACCAGCCTGCGCGCAAGGGTGGCGGGTGGGCCGTGCTCACGGGCGACAGCGTGCATTGCTTCGGCGACGGCATCCTGATCGCCTCGGCCTTCATCGCCGACCTTCGCCTCGGATTGGTTGCGGCGCTCGCGGTGCTGGCGCACGAAGTGCCGCACCACATCGGAGATCTGGTCGTGCTGCGCCAGAGCTCGCCCGATGCGAAGGCGGCGCTGGTCAAGGTGTCGCTTGCCGGCACCATGACCGCGCTGGGTGGATTTGCCGGCTGGTGGCTCGTTGATCAGCTTCATGCCCTGCTGCCTTACTTCCTGGTGCTCGCTTCCAGCAGTTTTGTCTACGTGGCGCTGGCCGACCTCATCCCGCAACTGCAGAGGCGGCTGAGCGCACGCGAGACTGCATGGCAGGTCGCCTGGCTTGCGGCAGGCCTCCTGCTGGTGATGGGCGTCAGCCGCCTGGCCCATGGCGAGCACGGGCATGCCCATGAGCATGCCGAGCCATCCCACGAGGAACACGGACACAGTCACTGA
- a CDS encoding ABC transporter permease: MRTLIAIAWSSAWNRRFTLALTVLSIALSTFLLLGVERIRTELRDNFSASVSGTDLIVGARTGSSQLLLYSVFRIGTATSNMQWQSVQALAAHPGVSWVVPLSLGDSHRGFAVLATSPDYFQHFRYGNRQPLRLREGKPFAELFDTVIGAEVADRLGYHVGQHITLAHGSGELNVAEHADKPFVVAGVLARTGTPVDRTVHIGLEAMEALHLEWRGGAPLPGVRIPAEQVRKFDLTPKTVTAALVGLKNRAAVFSVQRWVSTYQPEALMAILPGVALDELWSVIGVGENALLLMSALVALVSLAGLVSVVMAGLNERRRELAVLRAVGASLRHVLALLALEGAIVTLLGVALGFVAAALGIALLSPWLQAHFGLALSLSEPTLREWALLAALLAAGWLASLLPGVRAYRLSLADGLSPRT; this comes from the coding sequence ATGAGGACGCTCATCGCCATCGCGTGGAGCAGCGCCTGGAACCGCCGCTTCACGCTCGCGCTCACGGTTCTGTCGATCGCGCTTTCAACCTTCCTGCTGCTGGGCGTCGAGCGCATCCGCACCGAGCTGCGCGACAACTTCTCCGCGTCGGTCTCGGGCACCGACCTGATCGTGGGCGCTCGCACCGGCTCTTCGCAATTGCTGTTGTACTCGGTGTTCCGCATCGGCACCGCCACCAGCAACATGCAGTGGCAGAGCGTGCAGGCGCTGGCTGCGCACCCAGGCGTGAGCTGGGTGGTGCCGCTGTCGCTGGGCGATTCCCACCGCGGCTTCGCGGTGCTCGCGACATCGCCAGACTACTTCCAGCATTTCCGCTACGGCAATCGCCAGCCGCTGCGGCTGCGCGAGGGCAAACCTTTTGCTGAACTCTTCGACACGGTGATCGGCGCCGAGGTGGCGGATCGGCTGGGCTACCACGTCGGCCAGCACATCACCCTGGCGCACGGGAGCGGCGAGCTCAACGTGGCAGAGCACGCCGACAAGCCCTTCGTCGTGGCGGGCGTGCTCGCGCGCACCGGCACGCCGGTCGATCGCACGGTCCATATCGGCCTGGAAGCAATGGAGGCCTTGCACCTCGAATGGCGCGGCGGCGCGCCCCTGCCCGGCGTGCGCATCCCGGCCGAGCAAGTGCGCAAGTTCGATCTCACGCCCAAGACCGTGACCGCTGCGCTGGTCGGACTCAAGAACCGCGCCGCGGTGTTCTCGGTGCAGCGCTGGGTCTCGACCTACCAGCCCGAGGCGCTGATGGCCATCCTGCCAGGCGTCGCGCTGGACGAACTGTGGAGCGTGATCGGCGTCGGCGAGAACGCGCTGCTGCTGATGTCCGCGCTCGTCGCGCTGGTCAGCCTTGCAGGACTGGTGTCGGTGGTGATGGCCGGGCTGAACGAGCGCCGCCGCGAGCTCGCAGTGCTGCGTGCGGTGGGCGCGAGCTTGCGCCATGTGCTGGCGCTGCTGGCGCTCGAAGGCGCGATCGTCACGCTGCTGGGCGTGGCGCTCGGCTTCGTGGCGGCGGCGCTGGGCATTGCCCTGCTTTCGCCATGGCTGCAGGCGCACTTCGGGCTGGCACTCTCGCTGTCCGAACCTACACTTCGAGAATGGGCCCTGCTCGCCGCGCTGCTGGCCGCGGGCTGGCTGGCCAGCCTGCTGCCGGGCGTGCGCGCCTACCGTCTCTCGCTCGCCGACGGCCTCTCTCCAAGGACCTGA
- a CDS encoding DUF3299 domain-containing protein, which translates to MKKTLLPLLLALCAATVTAFAADPAPQATSPTNPLGGKDAAAKPAPGQPRLIAWEELVPKDWDPMKEFKDMDLSKFEDGDPRANELLMKMQEASNNAPTNAAMNGVDIKLPGFIVPLEENKGEVTEFLLVPYFGACIHTPPPPANQIVHVRPRNGAKFRAMDTVWITGKLQTLRNDSMMGVSGYHVTADTVTKYTSGAK; encoded by the coding sequence ATGAAGAAGACATTGCTTCCCCTGCTCCTGGCGCTGTGCGCCGCGACCGTCACGGCCTTCGCTGCCGACCCCGCGCCGCAGGCGACCTCGCCCACGAATCCCTTGGGCGGCAAGGACGCAGCCGCCAAGCCAGCGCCGGGCCAGCCGCGGCTGATCGCCTGGGAAGAACTGGTCCCCAAGGACTGGGACCCGATGAAGGAGTTCAAGGACATGGACCTGAGCAAGTTCGAGGACGGCGATCCGCGCGCCAACGAGCTGCTGATGAAGATGCAGGAAGCTTCGAACAACGCACCCACCAACGCGGCAATGAACGGCGTGGACATCAAGCTGCCGGGTTTCATCGTGCCCCTGGAAGAGAACAAGGGCGAAGTCACGGAGTTCCTGCTGGTGCCCTACTTCGGCGCCTGCATCCACACGCCGCCGCCGCCTGCCAACCAGATCGTGCATGTGCGCCCGCGCAACGGCGCGAAGTTCCGGGCGATGGACACGGTATGGATCACCGGCAAGCTCCAGACCTTGCGCAACGACTCGATGATGGGCGTGAGCGGGTACCACGTGACGGCGGACACCGTCACCAAGTACACCAGCGGGGCGAAGTAG
- a CDS encoding ABC transporter ATP-binding protein codes for MSAVLSAEALRFAWPGASGPCIDIERLDIEAGEAVFLHGPSGCGKSTLLSLLAGVLVADGGRVTLLGQDWAALSGAARDRSRVAHVGYIFQQFNLLPYLSVLDNVLLPCRFSARRREQAAREGGARTQAVQLLEAMGLPHALWKRQAMQLSVGQQQRVAAARALIGHPEVVIADEPTSALDEDRREAFLDVLVEACRANRSALVFVSHDQRIAARFGRHLLLPEINRAAELAPP; via the coding sequence GTGAGCGCCGTCCTTTCCGCCGAAGCGCTGCGCTTCGCCTGGCCCGGCGCTTCCGGCCCCTGCATCGACATCGAACGGCTCGACATCGAGGCCGGCGAGGCCGTCTTCCTGCACGGACCCAGCGGCTGCGGAAAGAGCACGCTGCTGTCGCTGCTGGCCGGTGTGCTGGTCGCAGATGGGGGCCGCGTGACGCTCCTCGGCCAAGACTGGGCCGCACTCTCGGGCGCTGCGCGCGACCGCTCGCGGGTCGCGCATGTGGGCTACATCTTCCAGCAGTTCAACCTGCTGCCTTACCTGAGCGTGCTCGACAACGTGCTGCTGCCCTGCCGCTTCTCGGCGCGCCGCCGCGAGCAAGCCGCGCGTGAGGGTGGCGCGCGCACACAGGCCGTGCAACTGCTCGAAGCCATGGGCCTGCCGCACGCCCTGTGGAAGCGTCAGGCGATGCAGCTGTCGGTCGGCCAGCAGCAGCGCGTGGCGGCAGCACGCGCGCTCATCGGGCACCCCGAGGTCGTGATCGCCGACGAGCCCACCTCGGCCCTCGACGAGGACCGGCGCGAGGCCTTCCTCGACGTCCTGGTCGAAGCCTGCCGCGCGAACCGCAGCGCGCTGGTGTTCGTGAGCCATGACCAGCGCATCGCGGCGCGCTTCGGCCGGCATCTGCTCTTGCCCGAAATCAACCGCGCCGCGGAGCTTGCGCCGCCATGA
- a CDS encoding dienelactone hydrolase family protein, whose amino-acid sequence MPHCRTGSDLQADFDSLRPGESTEQGATRRTALKAAIGVGYAAATLPIAAQTAINTPADGLKAGPVKYSVNGFEVPAYAAAPAGKTDLPVVLVVQEIFGVHEYIADTCRRLAKAGYFAIAPELYARQGNPRSYTDIPKLQAEVVSKVSDAQVLADLDGALKYAAANGGDAGEAAITGFCWGGRIVWLYAATGKVKAGVAWYGRLVGQPGPLTPKHPIDLVAELKAPVLGLYGGKDQGIPLDTVDKMKAALATGSPAAKASQFVVYPEAGHAFHADYRPSYVAAAAEDGWERALAWFKTHGVD is encoded by the coding sequence ATGCCCCATTGCCGGACTGGTTCCGATCTGCAAGCCGACTTCGATTCGCTTCGACCGGGCGAGAGCACTGAGCAAGGCGCCACGCGGCGTACCGCCCTCAAGGCTGCCATCGGTGTCGGCTATGCGGCGGCCACGCTGCCCATCGCGGCGCAGACCGCGATCAACACCCCCGCCGACGGCCTGAAGGCCGGCCCCGTCAAGTACAGCGTGAACGGCTTCGAGGTGCCGGCCTATGCCGCCGCGCCCGCCGGCAAGACAGACCTGCCCGTGGTGCTGGTGGTGCAGGAGATCTTCGGCGTGCACGAGTACATCGCCGATACCTGCAGGCGTCTCGCGAAGGCCGGCTACTTCGCCATAGCGCCCGAGCTCTATGCGCGCCAGGGTAATCCGCGCAGCTACACCGACATCCCGAAGCTGCAGGCCGAAGTCGTCAGCAAGGTGTCCGACGCACAGGTCCTGGCCGACCTCGACGGCGCCCTGAAGTACGCCGCGGCGAACGGTGGCGACGCCGGCGAGGCCGCCATCACTGGCTTCTGCTGGGGCGGGCGCATCGTCTGGCTCTACGCGGCCACCGGCAAGGTCAAGGCGGGAGTCGCCTGGTACGGCCGCCTGGTTGGCCAGCCCGGCCCGCTGACGCCGAAGCACCCGATCGATCTGGTCGCCGAACTGAAGGCCCCGGTGCTCGGCCTCTATGGCGGCAAGGACCAGGGCATCCCCCTTGACACCGTTGATAAGATGAAAGCGGCTCTGGCCACCGGTTCGCCGGCGGCCAAGGCCTCCCAGTTCGTCGTGTACCCCGAAGCGGGCCACGCCTTCCATGCCGACTACCGGCCGAGCTACGTTGCAGCTGCGGCCGAGGACGGTTGGGAGCGCGCCCTCGCGTGGTTCAAGACCCACGGCGTCGACTGA
- a CDS encoding DMT family transporter, producing the protein MQALWMVLAALIFATMGVCVKFASAWFTSAELVLYRGLIGMLFLWALARQRGITLATPYPGMHAWRSLIGVFSMGAWFYAIAHLPLATAMTLNYMSSVWIAAFLVGGALLAWVPVPGRDGRVPRPPLQGPLVLTVLAGFGGVVLMLRPSVGDSQGFAGLVGLLSGLTAAFAYMQVVALSRVGEPESRTVFYFAVGSAVAGGLVTLLGSFTPWEQWTWAHAAWLLPVGVLAALGQLCMTRAYASAKTQSGTLVVANLQYSGIVFAAVYSVLLFGDRIDAAGWAGMALIVGSGIAATVLRERSLPKAPAEEH; encoded by the coding sequence ATGCAAGCCCTCTGGATGGTGCTGGCAGCGCTGATCTTCGCCACCATGGGCGTGTGCGTGAAGTTCGCCTCGGCCTGGTTCACGAGCGCCGAGCTGGTGCTTTACCGCGGCCTGATCGGCATGCTGTTCCTGTGGGCGCTGGCGCGCCAGCGCGGCATCACGCTTGCCACGCCCTACCCCGGCATGCACGCCTGGCGCAGCCTGATCGGCGTGTTCTCGATGGGCGCCTGGTTCTACGCCATCGCCCACCTGCCGCTGGCAACCGCCATGACGCTCAACTACATGAGCAGCGTCTGGATCGCGGCCTTCCTGGTCGGCGGGGCGCTGCTCGCCTGGGTGCCGGTGCCCGGCCGCGACGGGCGCGTGCCCCGGCCGCCGCTGCAGGGTCCGCTGGTGCTGACCGTGCTGGCCGGCTTCGGTGGCGTGGTGTTGATGCTCAGGCCCAGCGTCGGCGACAGCCAGGGTTTCGCGGGGTTGGTCGGCTTGCTGTCCGGCCTGACTGCCGCCTTCGCCTACATGCAGGTGGTCGCGCTTTCGCGCGTGGGCGAGCCCGAGTCGCGCACGGTGTTCTATTTTGCGGTCGGCTCTGCGGTGGCCGGCGGTCTCGTCACGTTGCTGGGCAGCTTTACGCCGTGGGAGCAATGGACCTGGGCGCACGCGGCATGGCTGCTGCCCGTCGGCGTGCTCGCCGCCCTGGGGCAGCTGTGCATGACACGCGCCTACGCCAGCGCCAAGACACAAAGCGGCACGCTCGTCGTGGCCAACCTGCAATATTCGGGCATTGTCTTTGCGGCCGTCTACAGTGTGCTTCTGTTCGGCGATCGCATCGACGCGGCCGGCTGGGCCGGCATGGCGCTGATCGTCGGCAGCGGCATCGCGGCCACCGTGCTGCGCGAGCGCTCGCTGCCCAAGGCACCCGCCGAAGAACATTGA
- a CDS encoding aspartate/glutamate racemase family protein yields the protein MLKPQTVGILGGMGPAAGADFVRLFVEACTRVMRDRGEPVRDQGFPEHWLAQVPVPDRSGALESNALGAHQPLEPMLQALGRLAALGSRAVAIACNTAHAWHAKLQERFPHIEVLHVAREVSARLAAEGVRGTALMATEGTYRVGLYEQALADAGLACHLPLAEERGLLMRGIYDGVKAGDLRLAAHCFSRVALQLADRHGPVPIVMGCTEIPLGLQGSAAVAGLRLVDPARVLASALARRAYDGVSQSQQVHA from the coding sequence ATGCTGAAGCCGCAGACGGTCGGCATTCTCGGCGGCATGGGGCCGGCCGCCGGCGCCGACTTCGTGCGCCTCTTCGTCGAAGCCTGTACACGGGTCATGCGTGACCGTGGCGAGCCAGTGCGCGATCAGGGCTTTCCCGAGCATTGGCTGGCGCAGGTGCCGGTGCCCGACCGCAGCGGCGCGCTCGAGTCGAACGCGCTCGGCGCCCACCAGCCGCTGGAGCCCATGCTGCAGGCGCTGGGGCGGCTGGCCGCACTGGGCAGCCGCGCCGTGGCGATCGCCTGCAACACGGCCCACGCCTGGCATGCCAAGCTGCAGGAGCGTTTCCCACACATCGAGGTGTTGCATGTGGCGCGCGAGGTCTCGGCCCGGTTGGCAGCCGAAGGCGTGCGCGGCACGGCACTGATGGCGACCGAGGGCACCTACCGCGTCGGCCTCTACGAGCAAGCGCTCGCCGATGCGGGACTGGCCTGCCACCTGCCGCTGGCCGAAGAGCGCGGGCTGCTGATGCGCGGCATCTACGATGGCGTGAAGGCCGGCGACTTGCGTCTGGCGGCGCATTGCTTCAGCCGGGTCGCACTGCAGCTGGCGGACCGTCATGGCCCGGTGCCCATCGTCATGGGCTGCACGGAGATCCCGTTGGGGCTGCAAGGCTCGGCTGCCGTCGCCGGGCTGCGGCTGGTCGATCCGGCGAGGGTGCTGGCCTCCGCGCTGGCGCGACGGGCCTACGACGGGGTTTCACAGTCACAGCAAGTTCACGCCTGA
- a CDS encoding dodecin, producing the protein MSNHVYKLLELTGSSPTSSDDAVQCAIAKASESVRNIQWFEVTETRGHVQDGKIAHWQVTLKVGFTLEG; encoded by the coding sequence ATGTCCAATCACGTCTACAAACTCCTCGAACTCACCGGCTCCTCGCCCACGAGCAGCGACGATGCCGTGCAGTGTGCGATTGCCAAGGCCAGCGAGTCGGTGCGCAACATCCAGTGGTTCGAGGTCACCGAGACCCGGGGCCACGTGCAGGACGGCAAGATCGCGCATTGGCAGGTCACGCTGAAAGTGGGCTTCACGCTCGAGGGCTGA
- a CDS encoding transporter substrate-binding domain-containing protein produces the protein MKISVLMAAVALAAVATGAQAADTLAKIAASGKITLAYRESSVPFSYLDGGKPIGFSVELSNAVVEAVKKKLNKPNLEVAMMAVTSQNRIPLLSNGTIDLECGSTTNNSARAKDVSFAVNHFYTGTRLLVKKSSNIKDYADLAKKTVTSTTGTTNALVMRKYNAEKNLDMDLVLAKDHADAFLLVESGRAVAFAMDDILLFGLMANAKNPAEFEVVGEALQVEPYACMLAKDDTAFKKLVDDTFIGLMKSGEFEKMYTKWFLQPIPPKNVPLNLPMSPQLRENIKSPSDKPAT, from the coding sequence ATGAAAATTTCCGTACTGATGGCTGCCGTGGCGCTCGCCGCTGTTGCGACGGGCGCGCAGGCTGCCGACACCCTGGCGAAGATCGCCGCCTCCGGCAAGATCACGCTCGCCTACCGCGAGTCCTCCGTGCCCTTCAGCTATCTGGACGGGGGCAAGCCGATCGGATTCTCGGTCGAGCTGTCCAATGCGGTGGTCGAGGCGGTCAAGAAGAAGCTCAACAAGCCCAACCTCGAGGTGGCGATGATGGCCGTGACCTCGCAGAACCGCATCCCGCTGCTGAGCAACGGCACCATCGATCTCGAATGCGGTTCCACCACGAACAACAGCGCGCGCGCCAAGGACGTGAGCTTCGCCGTCAACCACTTCTACACAGGCACGCGCCTGCTGGTCAAGAAGTCGTCCAACATCAAGGACTACGCCGACCTGGCGAAGAAGACGGTCACGAGCACCACCGGCACCACCAACGCGCTGGTCATGCGCAAGTACAACGCCGAGAAGAACCTCGACATGGACCTCGTGCTCGCCAAGGACCATGCCGACGCATTCCTGCTGGTCGAGAGCGGCCGCGCCGTTGCCTTCGCCATGGACGACATCCTGCTCTTCGGGCTCATGGCCAATGCCAAGAACCCTGCGGAGTTCGAGGTCGTGGGCGAGGCGCTGCAGGTCGAGCCCTATGCCTGCATGCTGGCCAAGGACGACACCGCTTTCAAGAAGCTGGTGGACGACACCTTCATCGGCCTGATGAAGAGCGGCGAGTTCGAGAAGATGTACACCAAGTGGTTCCTGCAGCCGATCCCGCCGAAGAACGTGCCCCTGAACCTTCCGATGAGCCCGCAGCTGCGCGAGAACATCAAGTCGCCCAGCGACAAACCGGCGACCTGA